A genomic window from Candidatus Tumulicola sp. includes:
- a CDS encoding phospholipase D-like domain-containing protein encodes MGYLHVALGGAARDAFCSAFDGAKRSIDAEFFSIRDPSLVQGLNRAAARGVDVTVHVEGDPDRYGHRGAHEPKPRCVLRTTKLYSNLFDPRVHVIVESDAKVLEHSKAVVIDDARALLATANANDDGFRCPGEVCVEDDAAVDVAAVKDAIAGRPGNSSRIVAGPSEHSRDRIARLLGCAHDLRIASEDLSDPQIVNELAARRAAGLHDEVLVKREGRETWPEKRALSELSAAGVSVRSLGETFMHDKYIDTGDEIYVGSANLTRNGLDEAREIGIIAPSADFGEGAVTLRADFDRMWPLAQPV; translated from the coding sequence ATGGGATATCTGCACGTCGCGCTCGGCGGAGCGGCTCGCGATGCGTTCTGTTCGGCTTTCGACGGCGCCAAACGGAGCATCGATGCCGAATTCTTCAGCATCCGCGATCCGTCACTCGTGCAGGGCCTCAACCGCGCGGCTGCGCGCGGCGTGGACGTGACCGTGCACGTCGAAGGTGACCCAGACCGCTACGGGCACCGCGGCGCGCATGAGCCTAAACCGCGGTGCGTCTTGCGGACGACAAAGCTTTACTCGAATCTATTCGACCCTCGCGTCCATGTCATCGTCGAAAGCGATGCGAAGGTGCTCGAGCACAGCAAAGCCGTCGTGATCGACGATGCACGCGCGTTGCTCGCCACCGCCAATGCGAACGATGACGGCTTCCGGTGTCCGGGTGAAGTGTGCGTGGAGGACGATGCGGCGGTGGATGTCGCTGCCGTGAAAGACGCGATCGCCGGACGGCCGGGCAACTCATCGCGGATCGTCGCGGGTCCAAGCGAGCATTCCCGCGATCGCATTGCGCGATTGCTCGGCTGCGCGCACGACCTTCGCATCGCTTCCGAAGATCTCTCCGATCCGCAGATCGTCAACGAACTTGCAGCGCGGCGCGCCGCTGGTCTGCACGATGAAGTTCTCGTGAAGCGCGAGGGTCGCGAAACGTGGCCGGAAAAGCGCGCCTTGAGCGAACTTTCTGCAGCCGGGGTTTCGGTCCGCTCGCTTGGCGAGACGTTCATGCACGACAAGTACATCGATACGGGCGACGAGATCTACGTCGGCTCCGCCAACCTCACCCGAAACGGCCTCGATGAAGCCCGCGAGATCGGCATCATCGCGCCCTCGGCCGACTTCGGCGAAGGCGCCGTCACGCTGCGTGCCGATTTCGATCGCATGTGGCCCCTCGCGCAACCGGTCTGA
- the ubiE gene encoding bifunctional demethylmenaquinone methyltransferase/2-methoxy-6-polyprenyl-1,4-benzoquinol methylase UbiE: MDKGSVVRDLFDRIAGRYDMANRVMTGGMDGIWRRQAAALIDVPNDARLLDLCCGTGALAQVLARKVPEGEVVGIDFSPKMLDIARANQGYSNIRYLQGDVLTLPFADAYFDGATMGFSMRNVVDIGACLDEVRRVLKPGSSFVNLEIGKPANKLWRRTFYFYFYNVLPTLGGLVGGDKAAYRYLPQSLVNFPDADALSQLFKTSGFACVQCILLMGGAVTMHVGTTAQAPKHPHTIEAHVRALEEHAPAPA, translated from the coding sequence ATGGATAAAGGAAGCGTCGTTCGCGACTTGTTCGACCGCATCGCCGGCCGCTACGACATGGCCAATCGCGTCATGACGGGCGGCATGGACGGCATATGGCGCCGGCAAGCCGCTGCCCTAATCGACGTCCCCAACGATGCCCGCCTGCTCGACCTTTGCTGCGGCACCGGAGCGCTCGCCCAAGTGCTTGCGCGCAAGGTACCGGAAGGCGAAGTCGTCGGCATCGACTTTTCTCCCAAGATGCTGGACATCGCGCGCGCCAATCAGGGCTACTCGAACATACGCTACCTGCAAGGTGACGTGCTGACGCTGCCGTTCGCCGACGCCTACTTCGACGGCGCCACGATGGGATTCTCGATGCGCAACGTCGTGGACATCGGCGCGTGCCTTGACGAAGTCCGGCGCGTGCTCAAACCGGGCTCTTCATTCGTCAACCTCGAGATCGGCAAACCTGCCAACAAGCTGTGGCGGCGGACGTTTTATTTCTACTTCTACAACGTGCTGCCCACGCTCGGCGGTCTCGTCGGCGGCGACAAGGCCGCGTATCGCTACTTGCCGCAATCACTCGTGAATTTTCCGGATGCCGACGCCCTGTCGCAGCTCTTCAAGACGAGCGGCTTCGCGTGCGTGCAGTGCATCTTGCTGATGGGCGGCGCCGTGACCATGCACGTCGGCACCACGGCGCAAGCGCCGAAGCATCCGCACACGATCGAGGCGCACGTGCGCGCCCTGGAAGAGCACGCTCCGGCGCCGGCATGA